A window of Candidatus Delongbacteria bacterium contains these coding sequences:
- a CDS encoding DUF2325 domain-containing protein, with amino-acid sequence MNIALLGGVKSMECKYKELMDKYSCKFKLFNKYVPDMGKRMKDVDAVVLFMDTSSHKMVNICNTVCRKNNIVMKRVKNGSMNCLETGVNEILCIKDMCKNCKLCK; translated from the coding sequence ATGAATATAGCTTTACTTGGCGGAGTAAAAAGTATGGAGTGTAAGTATAAAGAGCTTATGGATAAGTACTCCTGTAAATTCAAGTTATTTAATAAATATGTCCCTGATATGGGAAAAAGAATGAAGGATGTGGATGCTGTAGTTTTATTTATGGATACTTCAAGTCATAAAATGGTAAATATTTGCAATACCGTTTGCAGAAAAAACAACATCGTTATGAAAAGAGTTAAAAACGGCAGCATGAACTGTTTAGAAACAGGTGTAAATGAAATTCTTTGCATCAAAGATATGTGTAAAAATTGTAAACTTTGTAAATAA
- a CDS encoding DUF2023 family protein has protein sequence MEKKVLLNEVFCHHIYEYEKGLRSLILYTGNYSEQEGIENRLKKRAISYHIQKISKTKINVFFGNSDSVEIVKEIGKSNLSEYSPEEDFILGIMLGYDRGLQCKRFLEYRKRFESKKIAI, from the coding sequence CTGGAGAAAAAAGTGTTGTTAAATGAAGTTTTTTGTCATCACATATATGAATATGAAAAAGGGTTAAGATCCTTAATCCTCTATACTGGAAATTATAGTGAGCAGGAAGGGATCGAAAACAGGCTGAAGAAAAGAGCTATTTCCTATCATATTCAAAAAATAAGCAAAACAAAAATCAATGTTTTTTTTGGCAATTCAGACTCCGTTGAGATTGTAAAGGAGATTGGTAAATCTAATCTAAGCGAATACTCGCCTGAAGAAGATTTTATTCTTGGAATAATGCTAGGTTATGACAGAGGATTGCAGTGTAAACGATTTCTTGAATATAGAAAGAGATTTGAGTCAAAAAAGATTGCGATATAA